The window GGAGCGCACGTTGATCTCGATGTTCCAGAGCATTATCGACAACGCGAACGAGGACGCGTCGACGATACATACGATCTCGGCCGTCAAGCATTACATCGCCGATCATCTGAACGAGGACATTACGCTGTCCTCGCTGGCGGAGCGGTTTCATTTCAGCCCGCAGTACTTATCGAAGCGGTTCAAGGAAATGTACAACGTCACGGTCATCAATTATTTAACGCAATCGAGGATGGAGAAGGCCGCGGCGCTCCTTCGGCATACCGAGCTCCCCGTACAAGACATCGCCAGGACCGTCGGGTACGAGGACGACAATTATTTCGGCAAGGTGTTCCGCAAACACTACGGCGCCTCTCCGACCCAATTCAGGAAGGAGCGTAAATAAAAGATTCAAATTTTACTTATTTACGCGAGGATATCCCCTGTGGTCGGCGTCGGCGAAAAAATATAATAAACCTGTCAATGGCGCATGATACGCCAATACACATCCATTGGGGGTAAGACCATGAAACGATCCAAGAAGTTTATAGGAGCGGTTTCCATCAGCGTTCTCGCGCTTGCGGTAGCCGCATGCGGCGGCAACGGAGGCGGCAACGAAGCGACCGAGCCGAACGGCGGGGCAGCGGGAACCGAGCAGCTCGCGAAAATTTCGTTGTTCCAAAGCAAGGTCGAAATCGCGGAGCCGCTCGAGGCGCTCGCGGAAAAATACAAGGAAGAAACGGGCAACGAAGTCGAGGTATGGGGCTCCGCCGGCGACGCGTACATTACGCAGCTGCAGACGAAGCTGGCCGCGAACGAAGGTCCGACGATTTTCTCCGTCGCGCCGGGCGCGGAAGCCCAGAAGTTCTCCTCGTACTACTACGACATGAGCAACGAGGAGTACGTCAAGAACATCGCGCCGAACATGGCGCTCGAGATCGACGGCAAGGTCGTCGGCGTACCGACGGGCGTCGAAGGCTTCGGCGTCGTCTACAACCAAGATATGGTCGACCCGGCTACGATCACCGACGTCGCGTCCTTCGCCGGCGCGCTGGAGAAGTTCAAAGCCGAAGGCGTCAACGGCTTCAGCCTGTCGCAAGAGGCGTACTTCCTCATCGGCCACATCATCAACACGCCGTTCGCGCTTCAACCGGATCCGGCCGCGTTCCTCGAGCAGCTGAATAAAGGCGAAGTGAAGATGGCCGACACGAAGGAATTCCAAGAGTTCGCGCAAATCATGGAAGCGATTCGCACGCACGCGACGAATCCGATGGAAGTTACGTACGACAGCCAAATGGGCGACCTCGCGACCGGGAAAACCGCGATGGTTCACCAAGGCAACTGGAGCTACGGCATGCTCGCGGATTATGACGACGTGAACGTCGGCATGATGGCGCTGCCGATCGGCGGCAACAAGAAGATCGCAGTCGACATCCCGGCGGGCTGGGTTATCAACAATACGGCTTCCGCCGAACAGATCGAAGCCGCGAACGCGTTCCTGAACTGGATGATCACGAGCGAGACGGGCAAGAACACGATCGTGAACGAATTCGGCTTCATCCCGGCGATCACGACGATCGAAGCGGAAAGCCTCAATCTCGATCCGCTCTCTCAAGTCGTGTACGACGCGACGCAATCGGGCGAGACGATTCCGTGGGCGCTCAACCTGTTCCCGCAAGGCATTATCGTGAACGACTTGGCGCCTGTCACGTCCGCGTTTTTCCTGGACAACAGCATGACGCCTGAGCAATATCTCCAGAATTTAGACCAGGTTTGGGCGAAAGCGGCAAAATAAACGGAATTCGGCATCGGGATCGATAAGGAATACGGAAAGCCTAACTCTATCATGATGTTAGGCTTTCTTCTATATCGGGATCGGGGCTCGATCAGACTAAATCGATAGAAGGTGACCTGCGATGAATAAAAAGATGGATCGAGTGTGGTACGCCGTCTTTACGGTGCCATTGCTCTTAATTTTCATAACCGTTGTCATTATTCCGTTCATCATCGGAATCGCCTATTCCTTCATTAGTTGGGACGGCATTCCGGCCAATCCGAAAGTGTTCGTCGGGTTGGATAACTACGCGACCCTCTTTCAGGACGAACGATTCTTAACGTCCGCTTGGAACACGCTGAAGTTCACGGTGCTGGCGTTAATCTCCGTGAACGTCTTCGGGCTGCTGTTCTCGCTGATCGTGACTGCGGGCTTTAAGACCAGCAATCTGGCCCGGACGTTGATCTTCATGCCGAACTTGATCGGGGGTCTGATTTTAGGTTACATCTGGAAGTTCATCTTCACGGACGGCTTCAAGCAGATCGGGGCCAGCACCGGGATGGATTCCGTCTTCTTTAACTGGCTCATTAACCCCGAATTCGCTTTGTACGCCCTCGTGATCGTCTTCACTTGGCAAATGGCCGGCTACACGATGATTATTTATATCGCAGGCATCAACGGCATTTCGGAAGAGGTGATGGAAGCGGCGAAAGTCGACGGAGCGAATCTGTGGTACCGCCTCACTCGCATCGTGTTCCCTCTCTTGATGCCTTCGTTCACGATTTGCTTGTTCCTGACCCTCTCCGGCGCGTTCAAAATTTACGACGTTAACCTGTCGCTGACGAACGGCGGTCCGATGCATACGACGGAGCTGTTCGCGATGAATATTTTCAATGAAATATTCGGTTACGGCAATTACGGCTTAGGCCAAGCGAAAGCGATCGTCTTCTTTATCGTCGTCGCCGCCGTTACTTTGACGCAAGTCGTTATCACGAAGCGGAAAGAGGTGCAAATGTAATGAAACATACGGCCAAGACGGTTGTTTCCGTATTGATCGCGGTCCTTGCACTAGCTTTCCTGTCGCCGATCTACATTATGCTCGTCAACTCGTTCAAGACGCGGTCGGAGCTGTACGAGAACGCGCTCGCGCTTCCGTCCTCCTTCAGCTTCGAATATTACGCCAGCGCCGTCTCCAAGATGAATTTCTTCACCGTATTCGGCAACTCGCTTTACGTCACCCTGGCCACCGTCGTATTCGTCATCGTGCTGTCTTCGATGACGGCTTGGATGTTAGTTCGGCAGGACCATGCGCTCAGCAAGGTCATCTTCCTGTCGTTCGTCGCTACGATGTTGATTCCGTTCCAGACGTTAATGATGCCCTTAATGCAGGTCATGGACTGGATCCGGACGAACTTGCACATTCCGATGCTGAACACGCACGAGGGCCTGATCTTCATGAATATCGGGTTCCACGCCGGAATCGCCGTATTTTTGTACCACGGCTTTATGAAATCCATCCCGATCGCCTTGGAGGAAGCCGCCATCTTGGACGGCTGCACGAAATTCGGCGTATTCTGGAGAATCGTGTTCCCGCTGCTCAAGACGATCACCGTCACCGTCGCGATTCTGGACGTCATCTCTTCTTGGAACGATTACTTGCTGCCGTCCCTCGTGCTGTCCGATAAGGGCTTGCGCACGATTCAGCTGTCCACCTTCTATTTCTTCGGCGAATTTACGATCGTATGGAACCAAGCGATGGCCGGCTTGACGCTGACGATCGTTCCGATCGTACTGTTCTACGCGTTCGCTCAGAAGTACATTATTAAGGGCATTGCGGCCGGCGCGGTGAAATAAAGATCGGGAAATCAGATTGGGGAAGATCATCATGAACGGACAACAAGCGATCAAAGAAGGACCGTTGTTTTACGTCAGCGACGAACGGGGCGATCTCGTTCCGGATACGGAGCAAGGCCACGGCTTGTACTGGAAGGATACTCGCTTCTTAAGCCGGCTGCAGCTGTCGGTCGATCGCGAACGGCCGGCCCTGTTAGGGACGGATACGAGCAAGAGTTATGTATTGTCCCGAACGTTAATGAAGGAGACGAAGGATCGCGGCGCGATCGAAATCCGAAGAGAATCGTTCCTCTACGAAGGCGTCTTCTACGAACGGCTCGCCGTAACGAATTATTATCTCGAAAACAATCAAGTCGAGCTGTCGTTCCTTCTGGACGCCGACTTTCAAGATATGTTCCTCGTGCGCAAGTATCGGACCGGGGAAGTCGGGCACGCGCTGGAGCCCTTCGTCGAACGTCGATCCGTCGCGCTCCGCTACCTCGGGAAGGACGATCTGCATCGGCGGACGACGCTCGCTTGGGACGACGAGTCCGCCGCCGTTACCGAGAGCGGTAAGCGAGTAAGCTTCTCCTTCGAGCTGGAGCCGCGGCAGACGAAATCCATTCATCTGTATGCGATCCCGGCGATCGGAGAGCAAGCGGCTCCGTCGTTGTATTCGTTCGACGAAGCGCTGCAGAAGCTGGATGCGTCCTACGCGCAATGGAGCGCGAGCAATAGCGCCGCGGCCTCGTCGAACGATCGATTCGACCGTCTCTTCCGCCGCAGCCTGCAGGATTTGCGGATGCTGCAAGACGATATCGGCCACGGCGCCATCCCGGTGGCCGGCTTGCCGTGGTTCGCCACCCCGTTCGGCCGCGACAGCTTGATTACCTCCCTGTTCATGCTGCCGCTCCATCCGTCCCATGCCGTCGGCACGCTGCGGACGCTCGCGGCCTATCAAGGCGCGAAGCACGACCCTTGGCGCGACGAGGAACCGGGGAAAATCATGCATGAAATTCGGTTCGGGGAGCTGGCGAATACGAACCAGTCGCCCTTCTCCCCCTACTATGGCGGAGTCGATTCGACGCCGCTCTTCCTCATTCTGCTCGTCGAGTACGTCCGTTGGACCGGCGACACGTCGATCGTAACGGAGCTGCAAGCTTCGATCGACGCCGCGCTCCGGTGGATCGACGCGCATTCGGCGAGCAGCGAGTCGCGGTTCCTGACCTACCGGCAGGAGGCGAGCGAAGGCTTTCCCAATCAAGGCTGGAAAGATTCCGCCAACTCGATCGTTCACCGGAACG of the Paenibacillus antri genome contains:
- a CDS encoding carbohydrate ABC transporter permease, with the translated sequence MKHTAKTVVSVLIAVLALAFLSPIYIMLVNSFKTRSELYENALALPSSFSFEYYASAVSKMNFFTVFGNSLYVTLATVVFVIVLSSMTAWMLVRQDHALSKVIFLSFVATMLIPFQTLMMPLMQVMDWIRTNLHIPMLNTHEGLIFMNIGFHAGIAVFLYHGFMKSIPIALEEAAILDGCTKFGVFWRIVFPLLKTITVTVAILDVISSWNDYLLPSLVLSDKGLRTIQLSTFYFFGEFTIVWNQAMAGLTLTIVPIVLFYAFAQKYIIKGIAAGAVK
- a CDS encoding amylo-alpha-1,6-glucosidase, translated to MNGQQAIKEGPLFYVSDERGDLVPDTEQGHGLYWKDTRFLSRLQLSVDRERPALLGTDTSKSYVLSRTLMKETKDRGAIEIRRESFLYEGVFYERLAVTNYYLENNQVELSFLLDADFQDMFLVRKYRTGEVGHALEPFVERRSVALRYLGKDDLHRRTTLAWDDESAAVTESGKRVSFSFELEPRQTKSIHLYAIPAIGEQAAPSLYSFDEALQKLDASYAQWSASNSAAASSNDRFDRLFRRSLQDLRMLQDDIGHGAIPVAGLPWFATPFGRDSLITSLFMLPLHPSHAVGTLRTLAAYQGAKHDPWRDEEPGKIMHEIRFGELANTNQSPFSPYYGGVDSTPLFLILLVEYVRWTGDTSIVTELQASIDAALRWIDAHSASSESRFLTYRQEASEGFPNQGWKDSANSIVHRNGRYAASPIALAEVQGYVYAAKRGLSGIYEAMGDAERAGRLKSEAVRLREQFERCFWMEEEGFYCIALDQNGNQVRSLTSNPGHLLLTGILDASRAQAVARRLLEEDMFSGYGIRTMSTSSTGYYPMSYHNGSVWPHDNGMIVLGMARQGRSAEAMRVVSGLLQAARQFPGDRLPELFCGYDASASDGVVPYPTTCSPQAWSGATAFVMVQAMLGLDPDALAGTLRLRPVLPPELDELTVHNVTVGRGTISVRLARDAEDPAAIHADILSNTTGLTTEIFSPS
- a CDS encoding sugar ABC transporter substrate-binding protein; amino-acid sequence: MKRSKKFIGAVSISVLALAVAACGGNGGGNEATEPNGGAAGTEQLAKISLFQSKVEIAEPLEALAEKYKEETGNEVEVWGSAGDAYITQLQTKLAANEGPTIFSVAPGAEAQKFSSYYYDMSNEEYVKNIAPNMALEIDGKVVGVPTGVEGFGVVYNQDMVDPATITDVASFAGALEKFKAEGVNGFSLSQEAYFLIGHIINTPFALQPDPAAFLEQLNKGEVKMADTKEFQEFAQIMEAIRTHATNPMEVTYDSQMGDLATGKTAMVHQGNWSYGMLADYDDVNVGMMALPIGGNKKIAVDIPAGWVINNTASAEQIEAANAFLNWMITSETGKNTIVNEFGFIPAITTIEAESLNLDPLSQVVYDATQSGETIPWALNLFPQGIIVNDLAPVTSAFFLDNSMTPEQYLQNLDQVWAKAAK
- a CDS encoding carbohydrate ABC transporter permease, with amino-acid sequence MNKKMDRVWYAVFTVPLLLIFITVVIIPFIIGIAYSFISWDGIPANPKVFVGLDNYATLFQDERFLTSAWNTLKFTVLALISVNVFGLLFSLIVTAGFKTSNLARTLIFMPNLIGGLILGYIWKFIFTDGFKQIGASTGMDSVFFNWLINPEFALYALVIVFTWQMAGYTMIIYIAGINGISEEVMEAAKVDGANLWYRLTRIVFPLLMPSFTICLFLTLSGAFKIYDVNLSLTNGGPMHTTELFAMNIFNEIFGYGNYGLGQAKAIVFFIVVAAVTLTQVVITKRKEVQM